A stretch of the Ostrea edulis chromosome 9, xbOstEdul1.1, whole genome shotgun sequence genome encodes the following:
- the LOC130050187 gene encoding aquaporin-5-like, protein MSNEKNNNIAVQEKKSFLQKELDDLRSVDLLRASLAEFLGVMLLVMYAVGAGLYHETLGTKPSSVHVAMEAGFFIAVIITTLSTVSGGHVNPAISVGFLVTNGITVSRFMLYVCFQVLGAIAGMGIMSLVSPVEMQHGSFGVILPGPNVTDVQAFVCEVYITFLLNFATFSFLDSGRADMAGSVPFIIGITVIINIFATVGNISSFLSLVLLVFLILYFSSYTSEMEKELYSMNLMKW, encoded by the coding sequence ATGTCAAACGAAAAGAACAATAACATTGCAGTTCAGGAAAAGAAAAGTTTTCTGCAAAAGGAATTGGACGATTTGAGGTCAGTGGACCTCTTGAGAGCATCACTTGCTGAATTTCTTGGAGTAATGCTCCTGGTAATGTATGCAGTGGGAGCTGGACTGTACCACGAAACCCTGGGAACAAAACCAAGCAGTGTTCATGTCGCCATGGAAGCAGGATTCTTCATTGCTGTAATAATAACGACCTTGAGCACTGTCAGTGGTGGTCATGTAAATCCCGCCATTAGTGTAGGTTTCCTAGTGACAAATGGCATCACTGTGTCCCGATTCATGCTCTATGTGTGCTTCCAAGTACTTGGTGCTATTGCTGGAATGGGCATCATGAGCTTAGTATCGCCTGTAGAAATGCAGCACGGAAGCTTTGGTGTGATATTGCCCGGTCCAAACGTCACTGACGTACAGGCGTTCGTTTGTGAAGTTTACATCACGTTCCTGTTGAACTTTGCGACCTTCTCCTTTCTAGATTCCGGAAGAGCAGATATGGCGGGTTCTGTTCCGTTTATCATCGGTATAACAGTCATCATAAATATTTTCGCAACGGTTGGTAACATTTCCTCTTTTTTAAGTCTAGTTTTGCTCGTTTTCTTGATACTTTATTTTAGTTCATACACTTCAGAGATGGAGAAGGAGTTATATTCAATGAATCTGATGAAATGGTAG
- the LOC130050548 gene encoding uncharacterized protein LOC130050548 has protein sequence MEAETVATKIVEDVVSRFGVPAVIHSDQGPQYESKLFKEMCRVLDNTTLYHLQSDGIVERFNRTLTTMLSGFVNEHHTDWDVHLPFIMMAYRSSVHETPGMTLNVMMFGREVSTPLDLMYKAKEVSNKKWSWYLQERLENAPEFVRTRMNQAMNEQKAQIVSGENDELFTTFEIPEGSGPTSELPVTHHSRRNRKPPSCLNDYETDL, from the exons ATGGAAGCAGAAACAGTTGCGACAAAGATTGTAGAAGACGTTGTTTCAAGGTTTGGAGTACCAGCTGTGATACATTCTGACCAGGGTCCACAGTACGAAAGCAAacttttcaaagaaatgtgCAGAGTGTTGGACAACACCACTCTGTACCACCTTCAGTCAGACGGAATTGTAGAGCGGTTCAACAGAACGTTAACAACAATGCTTAGTGGCTTTGTTAATGAACACCATACTGACTGGGATGTCCATCTTCCTTTTATAATGATGGCATATCGAAGTTCGGTGCACGAAACCCCAGGAATGACACTGAATGTGATGATGTTTGGGCGAGAGGTGTCAACACCATTAGATTTGATGTATAAGGCTAAAGAGGTGTCCAACAAAAAATGGTCCTGGTATTTACAAGAACGCCTAGAAAATGCTCCTGAATTTGTACGGACAAGAATGAATCAGGCGATG AATGAGCAAAAAGCGCAAATTGTGTCAGGGGAAAACGATGAACTGTTCACAACATTTGAAATTCCCGAGGGCTCTGGTCCTACAAGTGAACTACCAGTAACCCACCACTCTAGAAGAAATCGTAAACCTCCTAGTTGTTTGAATGATTATGAGACGGATTTGTGA